AGGTTGGCCAACCGATCGTAAGTTCGATAATGCTTGTCCAGAACCTTCACAATCTGCTGCTTATTCTCCAGATCCTCATGACCTTGGTCTTTGCTAATAGCTGAAAGTACTCCCTTGACTTCTAACAGATACCTTCGGGGAATCAACGCCAAAATAGCCGAAGCTGCCAGGGGCTCATAAGGAGGCAGGGATAGTTCCGGATAAGCCGTGATCATGCCTAACACCAAACAGGCGCCGCTAAAACAGATGGCACCCATGAAGCGGCTTTCCTGAGAAAATACCCCGGCGGTAAACCCCCCGGCCAGAAAGACCATCACCACCGAAGGGGAAAGTCCTGTACAGAGGACCAACGTTATAGCTGAGCCGGCCCCGGCGATAAGTCCAGCCCCGATGCCTCCAGCATAACCGCCCAGCAGCGTGACAAACAAAGCCCCAATCAGCGGCAAAGATAGTTTAGTCGGATCCAAAGCCCACAGGCCTGTCCCGCTTAGCAGCAGAACCCCTACGGAGGCAGCAGCACCTACCGCCTTTTCCACTCCAAGCTCACTCCGCTGACCCACATGAATTTCTCGATGACGAACCAGCTTTACAAAAGAGAAAAAACTATTAAATACGAAGATGAGCACGAAAATGAGCATGACTTCTGTCAGCAAAGTAAAAATGCTCAGCCGATAAGACATGTGCTGTAGTATGTAGTAGGCGCAGTTGCAAGTGACCGTTAAGATACCGGCGATAACGCCCCGTGCAGGTAATTCAATCCGTCGATTGCGGAAAAGTGCAAAGGCCGCTGCACATAGCACCATAGCCGTCATATCCCCATAAAACAAATAGTTACTTCCATAATAAGTAATGCTCCCTAAAACCATTGGCAGCAGCAAATATAAATTTAACCGATTACGGTACATGAGCACCGTCACCAGCGCTATTCCGCAGGGAAACATGCTGTTTAAAACGACAACCCTGCACACCAGAAAGGACATCACCGCTAGTCCAGAAATTTGCACCAACCCTGCGGCAACCTTTTCCCGTGATCTTACCATTTCCATTACGACACCCCCGATATTTTTCCATCATTTGTCCAATATTCCCGTATTGTTCCATTATAGCCAGAGGGGGTTGGTAAAATTTGTCCGAACCTGTAGTGGATGCCCGGAAATGTTCTATTTTTTCTGCGGGTTTTCTTCCCGCTCCTCGGAATTTCTCCCCGCTGCGCAAAAAAAGACTTGTTTCCAAGTCTTTTTTCTCGAAACAAGTCTTTGTCTGACAGGCCATTTATACGTTATGTGACATATTTTCCTGCTCCACCTATTCTGACTGATTAAGGGTGTTTAAAAGCAGGGCGGCGGTTTCGGCATGGGTCAGCACCGCACTTCCGTTAAAGCGGCCCTTCGTGTCCCCCTTCATGATGCCCAGCGCATAAGCGGCCGAAGCATACCCCAAGTATTCCTGGGCAACCTTGTCTGTGTACATGTTCTTAAACACAGCAGACTGCTTTGCCAGCTTGTCGATGCCGAGATAACGGGCGACAAACTTAGCGGCCTCTTGTCTGGTAATATTAGCTTTAGCATTGATCTCCGCCTTGGTGATAATCTTCCGATCTAAAAGCATCTTGTAAAAATCTTCATCATCGGCATAGTAGCTCTGTTCCGGGGAATAGAGATAGCGGAAAAATTCAACCTGAGTAGTGGCTGCTTTTGGTGCGAAGGTATCACCCTCCAGGTAATATCCATTATTCTTCAACTGTAAAATGATACTTTCAGCCCAATTTCCAGCAATGTCGGTGTAGGTTTTGTCCTGAACAGAATCTTTGTAGGCTTCTCCCCTATAATCTAGCCGAGTGCCTTTGAACGCGTCCAGGATAAAATTGCCTTCTTTCTGGAAGTCGTAAACCAAAACAACCTTGCCCTCGGCATCTTTCTTGTAAACTAAATTGAAGTCCCCAAGCTGATCAGCCACTTCCAGGGCCTTCTTCTGTTGAATGGCTCCTTCTAGTGCCGGGAATTCAGCCTTATCATACCAAGTCATGGAATAGGAAAGAAGCTTGCCGGTAGCCTTATCCACAGAAATGGAAATCTGATTGGAATCAAAATTCACCGCTCCTACTTGTCTGGTATAGGTAAAGGTATAAGAACCGTAACGACTATCCATCGTGTTTTCGTTAGTCCAAGTTACTTGGCTCTGCTTGTCGGCAGCTACCTTGTTCAAGTAGCCTTCAGCAATCCCCTTAGCCTTTTCTAGTCCGACGTCATTTTTAGATTCACTGTCAGAGCTGGAACTGAAACTAATTAGGGTTCCCGTCTTTCCATCTAAGATAACAAAATCTTTCTCATAATTTAAATACCACAGGTATTCTTGATTTGGGCCCCAATCCTGCCGCAGGCTGGTGGACTGGAGTTTCTGACTGCCAATGGTGCCGACCAAAGCTCTGGCGGTGCGGTCTGCCTGAGTTTTATCCAGCAGGTTTTGAGTCCGTTGAATCTCTTTGAGCTCCTCTTCCGTATACTTAATCTGATCGGCAGCACCATCCGCCTTCATGGATTCTGCCCCGGCATTTTTCGTGCCATAGCGGTATAAGGTATAGTTTTGGTACAGTTTGATGACCTTGCCGCTATTGGCATCGATAGCCCGATTCGTGTTATCCGTCTCATAGGCTGCGAAAACTTTTAACTTCTTTTTCGTATAGTCGTAGTTGGACAGGTATTTTAATTTTGGCCCGAGTTCTGTCAGGTAGATTTGCTCTGCCTGGCTCTTATCCAGTGCCGGATCTTTGGACGGGTAGTCTGCGACAGCTAAATCTTTAGCCTCTGCGTTAAGATTATAGCTGCTCAGCGTGCCGGTATACTTATTGATACCGATGTTGGTATAGATAAAGTCGCAAGGCAGACCGTTGACATACATTCGGTACATAAAGTTATAGTCTCTGGAATAGGTGTCAGCGGAACTGTCCTCCAGCTTGAAGGTACCTGCTGCACTGGGCAGAAGTTTAGGCAAATAGCCATCTGCTACCTTCTGAGCCTGTTCCTTGGTCACTTTTGCCAGACCGTTAGACTGAAACTCCGGTACAAAGTAATATAAGGCCGTAATCACACCCTGGTCGGTAACCGTAGCTGATGCACTAGAGCTGTCCTCCTTGTCAGACCAGCTCAGCTGTATGCTGCTTCCTTCTTCGGCATCTTCATCGTAATAATAACTAAACTCACTCATGGTATCTGGTATCTCCACCACCGTTTTCACCGCTGCAATGGCATTTTTCAGCTGAGTGCTGTCACTGGTCCCGGCATACGCCGGTGTAGCAGTGGATATGGATACCGCTGATGCCAGCAGTGTAAATGCCATCACGGCACATAATAATTTTTTCATGATTCCCTCCTGTGTTCCCTCCTGCAAAATTATTGTTCTACCATTATGACAGCAGTGGTTTCAATTTTGTTCCATATTTTAGTTACATTTCTCTAACTATTTTTTATTTATTTTATATTAAAGAAGCGCTTGGCGTTTTCACAGGTAATCCGTGCAACTTCTTCATAAGATATCTCCTTGATTTCAGCCACTTTTCTAGCCGTATATTCCACGTAAGGAGTCATGTTCCTCTTGCCTCGAAAAGGCTCCGGAGTCAAGTAGGGCGCATCTGTTTCGACCAAAAGAAACGTCAGAGGTACAGCCTTCACTACTTCTACAGCCTTGCGGGCATTCTTATAGGTGATTGGCCCAGCTATAGACAGCGTAGCTCCCAGCTTTACATACTGCTGACCTAGTTCCTTACTGCCGGAATAGCAGTGGAGCAATACTCGGGCATCAGGCAGCAGCTGGCCTTCTGGTCCGGGCCTTCTAGGAAACCAGCTCATACGCTCCTGGGAAAAAGCCCCCTCTTCTTTGAGGATATTCATCACCAGCTCATCTGCTTCCCGAGAATGAATAATAATAGGCAGCTTTAACTCATTAGCCAACCGGATTTGCTGGCGGAACCATTCCACCTGAATATCTCGCTCAGAAAAATCATAATGAAAGTCCAAGCCGATTTCGCCTATAGCCATAACCTTCTCTTTTTTTGTCAAACCTTTGATAAGAGCCAACTGAGCTGCATCCATGTGCTTGGTATCGTGAGGGTGGCAGCCTACTGCTGCATAGCACCAGGGATAACGTTCTGCATGGCTGGCTGCTAAAGCTGAACTGGCCAAGTCAAAGCCCACGTCCATAACATAATCGACTTCAGAGGCCTCAATTTTTTCCGCCAACTCTCTTCTGTCCTCTTCGCTAAGATCCTCGTTGTTCAAATGTGTATGTGAATCAAATAACATCTCTTTCTGTTCCTTTCTGAGGCTCCCCTGATGGGACACCTTTCTTCCAATCTTATCACATTTCTCCCCTTCTGTCCTCCCTCTTTTCCCCTTATCATCCCACTAATACCGCCCCTGAGCCGCGGGCTTTCTAAAAATCAACCACCGTTGTACAACGCAGCTGAACAGAAACAGTGTCAGCTCCACCACCACTTTAGCCTCTAACTGGTTGGGAATCCATGTGGCCACCAGATAAGACAGCAAGAGGGTGTTACAGATGAGAATTACCACCGCCAGGGCTGCATATTGAGCGGCTGTTTTGACTACCTGACCTTGATCTTTAAAGACAAACTTTCGGTTGATGGAATAATTTACCCCAGCACTGATCACCCGAGCAAGAATATTGCTTATGCTCACGCTTAAATGAACGGGCATCCCCTTAGTAATGACCAGCAGCAGCGCATACAACACATAGTCCACCAGAAATCCAATACCGGAGGAAAAACTGAACTTGAAAATTTCACGGTATATCTGATAAGAGTCTCGAAGCGGATGGAAGTGGCTGCCCACATTGTCATCTAAGTAAATAGTCTCTATCGGTTCTTCCCAAATTGTTCGCTCCGCCCGGCTCCAATAGAGCAGCATGTTCATCTCATACTCATATCGGCTGCCTTCGATGTTCAGCAGAACAGGCAAGTCCTTGCTGTCGAAGGCGCGAAGGCCTGTCTGCGTATCTCCTACTCTCCTTTTTAGTGACAGGGCGACCACCTGTGCCGTCAACGAATTACCGATGCGACTCTTTAGCGGAACTTTTCCTGCAAACCTTCGGCTACCCAGAGTTAACGCCCCCGGATGATTCCGCTGGGCCTCTGCCACTGCTGTAATATCCTCCAGCTGATGCTGCCCATCGGCGTCGGCAGTCACCACGACAGCTTCTCGCGCCATGGCTTGAATGGCTTTAAAAGCTGTTTTCAATGCACAGCCTTTGCCTTGGTTGCTCTCGTGCCGAATAACGATCGCATATTTCTCTGCTTCTGCAAACAGCCGCTGGTAATCCGGCCCGCTGCCGTCATCCACCACCAAGGTTGTAAACTCTCCCCGAGCTGAGACTTGTTTTAGCAGCTCAACCATCCGTTCATCTGGCTCATATGCAGGAATTACTAAAAATATTGTTTCTTTCCCTTGCACCTCTTCACCCCCATTGTTTCTTTCTTCTCTCTTTCGTAAACTGGAAAATATCAAGGAAAGTCTCCCATTTTAATTTAAACCTTAAAAGTGAAGAATTTATTACATAATTATGACAATAGTATAACATTTTTTTTACTTTATTATTATTGATATCTGTCACTAATGCGTATAAAATGAATACGCTAAACCGCTACCCTTCCATATAAAACGCCTGAACCCCACGGAGGCAGAAAAGAGGATGTTATGAAAAGTATCGTAGTCTTTTATTCCCTAGAGGGAAATTGTAAGCTGATTGGTCAAACCATAGCCAAAGCCACCGGCGCCGATGTGCTGGAATTAAAGTTAGAAAAGCCCGTACCAGACAAGGGTCCGCTTAAATATATATCTGGCGGTCACAGTGCCTTGAAAAAAATGACCCCCAAGCTGGCCGAACCTGTTCCCAACCTGTCGGACTACGAGCTGATTTTTGTGGGAGCGCCTGTCTGGGCCGGCACATTTGCCCCTGCCCTGCGAACCTTTGCCGCAAAGGCTCATCTAGAAAACAAGCTGATGTGTTTCTTCACCTGCTGCGGAGGAGGGTCTACTGAGAAATGTTTGGCAGACATGAAGGCCTTGTTTGAGGGAAATACTTTTCTGTCAGAAATTCAGTTCGTCAATCCCGCTTCTAAAAATCGGGAAGCCTGTATATTGAAAACTCAGAGTTGGATAGAAAATTTATCTGTTACTTTAAGCCCACAAGAGGGTAATTAAATAGGGAAATAATATTTTATCTACTTTTTCCAGCAAATAAAGGAGAAGACACCTATGTTTAAACAATTAAAAATTAAGGCAAAATTAGTACTATTTTTCGGCTTATTGATTCTAATTACCATTTTAGTTCAGGGTATCATCTCCTACGTGGAGCTGAGCAAAGCGCACAACTCCTCCATCCAAGCAGAGGAGCAGAAATTTGACACCACCATACAGACCAGTGTGGATACCGTCATCAGCGCGCTGTCGGTGAACCATCAGCAATATCTGGACGGAAAGATTACCCAGGAGCAGGAGATGATTCAGGCTGCCTCTATTGTTCGGGATACCCGCTATAATGGTGGGGACGGTTACTTTTGGGCTGACTTGAAAGACGGCACCTGTCAAGTGCACATGAATCCCGACTATGAGGGAACGATGCGCTGGAATAACACCGACCCCGAAGGCACTTACTTCATCCAGAACCTGATTGCGGCTGGAGATCAGAAAGGCGGCGGTTTCTCGGAATTTTATTTTACCAAACCCAACGAAGAGGGCAACTTTAAAAAGCGGGCATTTACAGAACTTTACGAGCCTTACGGCTGGTATATCAGCACCGGCAATTATTATGATGATATCGAAAAAACCATCGGTCAGTTTCAGCGGGCAAAGGTAATTTCAGAAATCGTCATCCTGATTTCCTCCCTGCTGATTGGCGTTCTAGGCATGATTAGCATGTACATCATGGCTGGGCGAATCTCCAAGCATTTAAAAGTGGTTACAGATCGTCTGAGCCTGCTAGGCCGAGGGGATCTTCATACCCCTGTACCGGAGGTCAACACCGGCGACGAACTAGAAACCCTAGCCCTGGCCACTAAAGATACCATCGGACACCTGGGTCTAGCAATCTACCACATTGACACCACCATGAAAGACTTTTCTAAAGGAAATTACATATTGGCTGATACAGAAGATTATGTGGGTGACTTGTCCGAGATTTATCAGTCTATCAAAGACTTCTCCTTGCAGATTTCCTATACCTTATCTCAGATTGACATGGCTTCTTCTGAGGTAGCCCTGGGCTCCGAACAGGTATCCAACGCCGCTCAGACCCTGGCACAAGGTTCTTCCGAACAATCCGGCTCGGTTCAGGAGCTCCAGACCTACGTGCAAAACATGGCTGCTCAGATTAACCAAACCGTAGAAAATACCGAAAAGGCGAAGCAGATTACCCTGGAAGCCAGTGCCACCACGGCTCAGGGACAAAAACAAATTGAAAAAATGATTGAATCGATGGAAGAAATCAGCCAAGCTTCTGCGGAGATTGGTAAAATCATTAAGAATATCGACGACATCGCGTTTCAAACCAACATCCTGGCCCTGAACGCCGCGGTGGAAGCCGCTCGGGCTGGAGAAGCCGGAAAAGGCTTTGCTGTCGTAGCCGACGAAGTCCGAAACCTGGCCAGCAAGTCCGCTGAAAGTGCAAAAAATACAGCAGAACTTATTGCCCGGTCTCAGTCTGCCATTGCCAACGGCTCTGCCATCGTCTCCGATACGGCGCAGTCTTTGGAAAATATTATCCTGGATTCAGAAAAGTCCGCAGATGTAATCCAGTATATCGTTGACGAAACCATGGAACAGAAGCAGTCTATCGTTCAGGTTACTGCCGGCCTTACCCAAGTCTCTGACGTGGTAGAGGTTAACAGTGCTACTGCCGAGGAAAGCGCCGCCATCAGTGAAGAACTGTCGGGGCAGGCTCAAATGCTGAAAGATCTCATCAGCCGCTTTCAATATCAGAATCCGACCAATTAATTTGGTTCGGTCGAAATCGAATTAGCTTGGCACCGAAAAACATGCAAAAATATTTTACTATTTTAATGTAACGAATTACCTCCAAAGCAGATATATGTTTAGGAGGTAATTTTATGTCTAGTAACATCCAATATGTAGATTCTGTACAGGCTGCGTTAAAAAAAATATAGGCTAGGAGGTAATGATGTGTGGGAGATGGATGAAATCTACAAGGAGTATGCCGATTTGATTTATAAATATCTGTTTTCGCTATCGCTCAATACTCATACGGCAGAAGAATTGACACAAGAGGCCTTTTACCGCGCCATATTATCCATAGATACATATAATGGCAGCTGTAAAATGTCTACGTGGCTCTGCCAGATTGCAAAACACTTATGGTATCAAGAATTGGAGAAAAACCGCCGAAGAAAAACGGAGGTGCTGGATGATTCACTGCCGGATGGGTCGCCATCAATTGAGTCAACTGTGCTAGCTCAGCAGGATAAATTGAGTATTTATCACCTGCTCCACAGCCTGCCTGATCCCATGCGAGAAGTGATGTATCTGCGGCTTTCAGGAGAGCTTAGTTACAAAGAAATTGGCGAAGTCTTAAATCAGTCTGAGACATGGGCACGAGTAACCTTTTACCGGGGCAAGAAAACTTTAATGGAGGGATTAGAATGAAAAATACATTGAATTGTCCTGTCGTTCGGGATCTGCTTCCTTTGTATGCTGAAAAGCTGACCAGCGAAGAGAGCAATGCCGCAATTCGGCAACATTTAGACGAATGTGAAAATTGCAGAAAAGACCTTGAAAGAATACAGCAACCGATTGACTGCCCCACCATGCCAAATACCGAAATAGACTATATGCGAAAAGCAAAACGTTCCCTTAAAGGAAGGTCTTATATTTTGGCTGGCGTGATTGCTGCTTCCTGCCTGGCGCTGCTTAGTATTTTTCTCCGTTTATTTATTATTGGCACCCCTGTATTTATTGAAGAGGCCGCCATCAATTATCAGTGGAATTACGATGCTGACAAGGCAGTATACTCCATACATGGCAGCCTTCAACAAACAAACACCAGTGCCAGAATTAACGTCTATGAGGATAAAGAAAACAATCAGATAAAGGTTAAACTGTATGAGGTTATACCTTCTGTCTTCTTCAACAGTAATCAGCTTTCGGCCAACATTTCTTGGAACGGCGAAAAAGACATTGTTTGGCAGGGAAAAGACAGGCAGCAGATTATCGCCAGCAGTCAATACCTGCCTCTGTCCATTACTCAATTTAAAGAGGGGCATTACACAAATATCATCGATGCCTTTGATATGAAAGGAGCTGCAAGGATTCAACAGCTATATGACCATGCCGCCGAGGTTTCCAGCAAGCAGCTGGCTGCTTTTGATGAGGCCAGCCATAGCCAATACCTGATTATCAGCATCCCCCCGACCAGTGGAACCTATTCCGTATGGATTAAAGCAGATGATGCCTTGCCAAAACAGGAATTAGATGACCGTATTTTTCTCTATCAAGAAGATGGGCAGTATTATTTCTACCAGCAGGGGCAGCCTTTGAAAAAACTATCTCCGGAAAACCTCCGGGGACTGTTGGATTATATAGACAAGAAAAAGCCGTAGGATTTTAAACCCCTACGGCTTTTCTTAAAGTTGTAAATATCGTTATATTTTTTCTTATTTTAATTAACCGAGTTGCCGTCCTCTGCTTCTGTAGTGACAAACTCCAGTCGCTCACCGTTGTCGGCAAATAGCAGCATGCCTCTGGACTCCATGCCTCGAAGTGCTCTTGGCTTCAAGTTAGCAACTACAACTACTTTTTTGCCCACACAATCCTCTGGCTTGAAATGCTCTGCTACGCCAGAAATGACCTGGCGAATCTCTGTACCCAGCTTGACCTTAAACACTAGCAGCTTGTCCGCCTTCGGATGTTTCTCTGCTTCAAGAATAGTTCCTACCCTCAGGTCAATCTTATCGAAATCTTCAAACTGAATTTCCGGCTTCAGTTCAAGTGGGACATTCTCCGGTTCTCCGCTCTTTTGTAAAGTCTCCAGCTCTGCCAATTCCTTTTCGATATCCAGCCGAGGGAAAATAGCTTCCCCCTTCTTTACCTGTTCTCCGTTCATCTGCTCAAATTGGAAAGCGTCTTCCCAGATAGGATCAGCAAACCACAGGCCCATCTGCTTGCGAATCTCCTTAGATGTAGTGTGCATGAAAGGATAAATCAATACCGATACAATGCGGATAGTCTCTGAGAGATTATGGAGCACGGTACACAAGCGATCTTTACCTTCTTCATCCTTAGCCAAAACCCAAGGGGCATTTTCATCGATATACTTGTTCGCTCGGCGAACCACCACCCAAATCTCTTCCAAGGCTTGGTTGAACTGGAATTTATCCATATGGTCGGCCACTTTCTGCGCGGCACCTGTAGCGATGTGTTTTAAGTCTGCATCGGTAGCCAGTCCCTCCGTGCCCGCCGTGCAATTTTCGTCTCCGCACACGCCAAAAGTACCGCAGAGTGCTGGCGGAACCTTACCGTCATTATATTTTTCAATCATAGACACGGTTCTGGATACCAGGTTGCCCAAGTCATTAGCCAAATCGTAATTCATCCGTTTCAGCATAACCTCATTGGTAAAAACACCGTCTTGTCCGAAGGTGTATTCCCGCAGCAGAAAATACTTCAACGCATCGACCCCATACCGCTCGATAAGCTTCACCGGGTCTACTACATTCCCTTTGGACTTAGACATTTTGCCGCCTTCCAGCAGCAGCCAGCCGTGGCCCAAAACCTTCTTCGGCAGCGGCACATCCATGGACATCAGCATAGCCGGCCAGATCACCGAGTGGAAACGCACGATTTCCTTGCCTACCAGATGAACGTCCGCAGGCCAATATTTATCATACAGTGACGTATCATCACTGCCGTAACCCAAAGCTGTAATATAGTTAGAAAGTGCATCCAGCCACACATAAATCACGTGCCTTTCATCAATAGGTACCGGAATCCCCCAGTCAAAAGTGGACCGAGAAATACACAAATCTTCCAGACCCTGTTTGACAAAAGCAATCATCTCATTTCGTCTGGTATCCGGCTGTAAAAATTCTGGATTGTTTTCAAATAAATCTAATAAGCGATCCTGATACTTGGAGAGTTTGAAGAAATAAGCCTCCTCCTTGGCCGGCTGAACAGGGCGGCCGCAGTCAGGACATTTCCCGTCTACCAGCTGACTCTCTGTCCAGAAGGATTCACAAGGGGTGCAGTAAAGTCCTTCGTATTCCCCTTTATAAATGTCGCCCTTCTCATAAATCTGCTTAAATATCTTCTGCACCCGTTTTACATGGCGAGGTTCCGTGGTGCGGATAAAGTCGTCATAGGAAATCTCCATGGTCTTCCACAGATCCTTGATGCCGCCTACAATGCGGTCTACATACTGCTGAGGTGTTACGCCTTCCTTGTTGGCCACAGTCTGAATTTTCTGTCCGTGCTCGTCCGTACCGGTTAAAAACCGCACGTCATAGCCCTGAAGCCGCTTAAAGCGGGCCATAGCATCGGCCATTACCGTACAGTAGGTGTGCCCAATATGCAAATTGGAGCTGGGATAATAAATAGGCGTTGTGATGTAATAGGTGCCTTTTGTCGTTGTCATATCGCAAATTCCTTCCTTATATTTATCTATCTGGCTAACATGCTGTCCAGTTCTTTATCGCTAGTACTTTCTCCGCTCTAAAAACTCTTCGATTACAGCAATGGTATCTTCCAAGCCAATATAACCGCTGTCCAGCGTCAAGTGGTAGTTTAGCACATCTCCCCACTTTCTGCCGGTGTGGTAAGCGTAATAATTGGTTCTAGCCTTGTCAATCTTCTTAATTTCGTTTTCTACCGTTGTTTCATCCATACCATATTCTTGAACCGCTCGCTGAATCCGGTTGTGCATCTCCGCACAGATGAAGATCTTGCTGGCTTCGTTCATATCCCGTAAAATGTAGTCCGCACAGCGCCCGACGATGACACAAGGACCTTCCTCTGCAATCTGTCGGATGACATTTACCTGAGCCAGAAAAAACTTGTCATTCAAGGAAAGGCCGTCAACACCGGCATCTCCGTTGCCGCCCAGACTGGTAGCCAGCGTATATAAAAAGCTGTTTTTTGCTCTCATCTCAGCATTTTCAATCAGGTCTTTAGAAAAGCCAGTCTCTTCTGCAATCCGGTCAATGAGTGCCTTATCGTAAAAAGGTACATCCATATCCTCTGCCAATTTCTGTCCGATTATTCTTCCGCCGCTTCCATAAGTACGGCTGATGGTAACAATTCTCTTTTTCATTCAGCACCTCCGCAAATAGTCATCTGCCCGTGTCCTCTTTCGATTTCGCTGCTGTATGCCTATCACTATATTTAAGATAATTATTTATTTTATCACAAATTGGCAATGAAAACCACAGTCAAATGAGAATTTTAGCCTTTAGCATGGAATGCTTCTGTTATTTTGTCTCATTCTTTGCTTAAAGATTCAGCTTCTATTGTAAACCTTTTTTATTTTTAAGGTTGACATTGTTCGTCCTAGCTTTTATACTGGGGTATATTGTTAAACTAAACGAGGTGAATTTCATGCATTATACGAAAACAACAAAACTTATTCTCTGTGCGGTCTTTGCCGCCATAACGGGCATTTGCTCGGGCATCATCATCCCCCTGCCCTTCACACCAGTGCCTATTACCCTGGCTACGTTAGCGGTCATGTTGACCGGCTCTCTCCTGGGCAGTCGATACGGCTCCCTCAGCATGATTGTCTACTTGCTGTTAGGCGCTTTTGGCGCTCCAGTATTCAAGGGCTATACGGGCGGGTTCGGCAATCTGGTAGGTCCTACAGGGGGTTATCTGCTGGGTTATCTTTTGACAGCTTTCCTCACAGGCCTTATAATAGAGAAGTTGAATAAGAAAAATAATCTGTACATCCATGCTGCAGCTATGGCTATCGGTCTTTCAACCTGTTATCTGCTGGGCACCGCCTGGTTTATGTTTTCCACCAACACAGACCTATGGACGGCGTTGGTTTCCTGCGTGCTGCCGTTTTTGCTGGCAGATGCACTGAAAATTACCGCAGGTGCACTGCTGACAGTAAAGCTGAGAGCCGCTCTGGACCGCTGATAGTAGTGGGTGTTTGCTGTAATAGGAGGAACATATGTCTGTGAAAGAGGAGATTATACGGGTCTTAGAGATGAACAAGGGGGAAAGCCTGTCCGGAGAAGCGTTGGCCAGCCAGCTGGGGGTCTCCAGATCGG
The genomic region above belongs to Aminipila butyrica and contains:
- a CDS encoding flavodoxin family protein, which produces MKSIVVFYSLEGNCKLIGQTIAKATGADVLELKLEKPVPDKGPLKYISGGHSALKKMTPKLAEPVPNLSDYELIFVGAPVWAGTFAPALRTFAAKAHLENKLMCFFTCCGGGSTEKCLADMKALFEGNTFLSEIQFVNPASKNREACILKTQSWIENLSVTLSPQEGN
- a CDS encoding bifunctional glycosyltransferase family 2/GtrA family protein, translating into MIFSSLRKREERNNGGEEVQGKETIFLVIPAYEPDERMVELLKQVSARGEFTTLVVDDGSGPDYQRLFAEAEKYAIVIRHESNQGKGCALKTAFKAIQAMAREAVVVTADADGQHQLEDITAVAEAQRNHPGALTLGSRRFAGKVPLKSRIGNSLTAQVVALSLKRRVGDTQTGLRAFDSKDLPVLLNIEGSRYEYEMNMLLYWSRAERTIWEEPIETIYLDDNVGSHFHPLRDSYQIYREIFKFSFSSGIGFLVDYVLYALLLVITKGMPVHLSVSISNILARVISAGVNYSINRKFVFKDQGQVVKTAAQYAALAVVILICNTLLLSYLVATWIPNQLEAKVVVELTLFLFSCVVQRWLIFRKPAAQGRY
- a CDS encoding TatD family hydrolase, coding for MLFDSHTHLNNEDLSEEDRRELAEKIEASEVDYVMDVGFDLASSALAASHAERYPWCYAAVGCHPHDTKHMDAAQLALIKGLTKKEKVMAIGEIGLDFHYDFSERDIQVEWFRQQIRLANELKLPIIIHSREADELVMNILKEEGAFSQERMSWFPRRPGPEGQLLPDARVLLHCYSGSKELGQQYVKLGATLSIAGPITYKNARKAVEVVKAVPLTFLLVETDAPYLTPEPFRGKRNMTPYVEYTARKVAEIKEISYEEVARITCENAKRFFNIK
- a CDS encoding S-layer homology domain-containing protein, coding for MKKLLCAVMAFTLLASAVSISTATPAYAGTSDSTQLKNAIAAVKTVVEIPDTMSEFSYYYDEDAEEGSSIQLSWSDKEDSSSASATVTDQGVITALYYFVPEFQSNGLAKVTKEQAQKVADGYLPKLLPSAAGTFKLEDSSADTYSRDYNFMYRMYVNGLPCDFIYTNIGINKYTGTLSSYNLNAEAKDLAVADYPSKDPALDKSQAEQIYLTELGPKLKYLSNYDYTKKKLKVFAAYETDNTNRAIDANSGKVIKLYQNYTLYRYGTKNAGAESMKADGAADQIKYTEEELKEIQRTQNLLDKTQADRTARALVGTIGSQKLQSTSLRQDWGPNQEYLWYLNYEKDFVILDGKTGTLISFSSSSDSESKNDVGLEKAKGIAEGYLNKVAADKQSQVTWTNENTMDSRYGSYTFTYTRQVGAVNFDSNQISISVDKATGKLLSYSMTWYDKAEFPALEGAIQQKKALEVADQLGDFNLVYKKDAEGKVVLVYDFQKEGNFILDAFKGTRLDYRGEAYKDSVQDKTYTDIAGNWAESIILQLKNNGYYLEGDTFAPKAATTQVEFFRYLYSPEQSYYADDEDFYKMLLDRKIITKAEINAKANITRQEAAKFVARYLGIDKLAKQSAVFKNMYTDKVAQEYLGYASAAYALGIMKGDTKGRFNGSAVLTHAETAALLLNTLNQSE
- a CDS encoding SpoIIE family protein phosphatase; the encoded protein is MEMVRSREKVAAGLVQISGLAVMSFLVCRVVVLNSMFPCGIALVTVLMYRNRLNLYLLLPMVLGSITYYGSNYLFYGDMTAMVLCAAAFALFRNRRIELPARGVIAGILTVTCNCAYYILQHMSYRLSIFTLLTEVMLIFVLIFVFNSFFSFVKLVRHREIHVGQRSELGVEKAVGAAASVGVLLLSGTGLWALDPTKLSLPLIGALFVTLLGGYAGGIGAGLIAGAGSAITLVLCTGLSPSVVMVFLAGGFTAGVFSQESRFMGAICFSGACLVLGMITAYPELSLPPYEPLAASAILALIPRRYLLEVKGVLSAISKDQGHEDLENKQQIVKVLDKHYRTYDRLANLYGNARSNRAIIAYQFRGMAQVTESLRGEIESLNRGTSWIEPQPKFRVRAGHASYGQVAGISGDSFQYKDISGEEFGILISDGMGKGQAASAESTLAVSTLMDLIGSGFDVKLALKTVNNILLQQEGQEIFSTVDLALIDRMGGKLRLFKIGAAATFIKRGDKVAVVKMAALPMGIVDGLHVDFINLRLRAGDQIIMISDGVSDANRQDLEMDWLKDVIRAIKSSDPQTISDLIMNRAVEAYGIRERDDMTVVTAVLE